A section of the Prionailurus bengalensis isolate Pbe53 chromosome C2, Fcat_Pben_1.1_paternal_pri, whole genome shotgun sequence genome encodes:
- the LOC122492354 gene encoding olfactory receptor 5K1-like, with amino-acid sequence MIEDNHSLTTEFILIGFTDHPELKSLLFVVFLTIYLITMVGNLGLVALIFTECRLHTPMYIFLGNLALMDSCCSCAITPKMLENFFSKDRMISLYECMAQFYFLCLAETTDCFLLAAMAYDRYVAICSPLHYHTMMSKKLCIQMTTGAYIAGNLHSVIHIGFLFRLTFCGSHQINHFFCDVLPLYRLSCVDPSINELMIFIFSGSIQVFSIIIVLISYLCILFTIFKMKSREGRGKALSTCASHFLSVSIFYGSLLFVYIRPNSVKEEDKDIPVAIFYTLVIPLLNPFIYSLRNKEVLNVMKKIMKKVL; translated from the coding sequence ATGATTGAGGATAACCACTCCTTGACAACTGAGTTTATCCTCATAGGATTTACAGACCACCCAGAATTGAAGAGCCTACTCTTTGTGGTGTTTCTTACTATCTATCTGATCACTATGGTGGGGAACCTTGGCCTGGTGGCATTGATTTTTACAGAGTGTCGTCTTCACACACCAATGTACATCTTTCTGGGCAACCTAGCTCTAATGGATTCTTGTTGTTCTTGTGCCATTACCCCAAAGATGTTAGAGAACTTCTTTTCTAAGGACAGAATGATTTCCCTTTATGAATGCAtggcacaattttattttctctgccttgctGAAACTACAGACTGCTTTCTTTTGGCAGCAATGGCCTACGACCGTTATGTGGCTATTTGCAGCCCACTACACTACCACACCATGATGTCAAAGAAACTCTGCATTCAGATGACCACAGGGGCCTACATAGCTGGAAACTTGCATTCTGTGATTCATATAGGGTTTCTCTTTAGGTTAACTTTCTGTGGGTCTCATCAAATTAATCACTTTTTTTGTGATGTTCTTCCATTATACAGACTCTCTTGTGTTGACCCTTCTATCAATGAATTgatgatatttatcttttcagGGTCAATTCAAGTCTTCTCTATTATCATAGTTCTAATCTCTTATCTCTGCATCCTCTTCACGATTTTCAAAATGAagtccagagaaggaagaggcaaaGCTTTATCTACTTGTGCatcccactttctctctgtctcaatattCTATGGTTCTCTTCTTTTTGTGTACATTAGACCAAATTCAGTTAAAGAAGAGGATAAAGATATACCTGTTGCTATTTTTTATACTCTAGTAATTCCTTTATTAAACCCCTTTATCTATAGTCTAAGAAATAAGGAAGTAttaaatgttatgaaaaaaattatgaagaaagttttataa